The following proteins come from a genomic window of Gordonia westfalica:
- the pdxH gene encoding pyridoxamine 5'-phosphate oxidase: MRVGYGGGIPPNIGEGDRAAGADGIRENLDPSWLRGDPPWLDLFSVWLREALDARIAEPNAMVLGTADADGRPSTRTVLCKGVDANGVVFFTGYESDKGANLAANPYASVTFPWIALERQVHFRGPVEHVSAEETQAYWELRPRGSQLSAAASDQSRPIGSRIELERKAAELAEQYGGFDAGDEIPVPSNWGGYRIDPVEVEFWQGRANRLHNRVRLTHVDHRWRIERLQP, from the coding sequence ATGCGAGTCGGCTACGGCGGAGGTATTCCGCCCAACATCGGCGAGGGCGATCGTGCGGCCGGAGCCGACGGTATCCGCGAGAACCTCGACCCCAGCTGGCTCCGGGGCGACCCGCCGTGGCTCGACCTGTTCAGTGTGTGGCTGAGGGAAGCGCTCGACGCCCGGATCGCCGAACCGAACGCGATGGTCCTCGGAACGGCCGACGCCGACGGCCGGCCGTCGACCCGCACCGTCCTGTGCAAGGGCGTCGACGCCAACGGCGTGGTGTTCTTCACCGGCTACGAGTCCGACAAGGGGGCGAACCTGGCCGCGAACCCCTATGCATCGGTGACGTTCCCGTGGATCGCGCTGGAGCGTCAGGTCCATTTCCGCGGGCCCGTGGAACATGTGAGTGCTGAGGAGACGCAGGCCTATTGGGAGCTCCGTCCGCGGGGTTCACAGTTGTCGGCCGCCGCGTCGGACCAGTCCCGGCCGATCGGGAGTCGCATCGAACTCGAGCGGAAGGCCGCCGAGCTGGCCGAGCAGTACGGCGGATTCGACGCCGGTGACGAGATCCCCGTTCCGTCGAACTGGGGCGGCTACCGCATCGATCCCGTCGAGGTCGAGTTCTGGCAGGGTCGGGCGAACCGCCTGCACAACCGCGTGCGACTCACCCACGTCGACCACAGATGGCGCATCGAGCGGCTACAGCCCTAG
- a CDS encoding citrate synthase 2 translates to MANAVPEDFVAGLEGVVAFTTEIAEPDKNGGNLRYRGVDIEDLVENKVTFADVWALLVDGKFGDGLPPAEPFPLPIHTGDVRVDVQAALAMLAPIWGYEPLLDIDDETARENLARASVMALSYVAQSARGIHQPAVPQHVIDECSTVTERFMTRWKGDPDPKHVAAIDAYWVSAAEHGMNASTFTARVIASTGADVAASLSGAIGAMSGPLHGGAPARVLPMIEEVENTGDARGLVKGILDRKEKLMGFGHRVYRAEDPRARVLRRTAQELGVPRFEIAAALEQAALTELRERRPDRAIETNVEFWAAVILDFAEVPTHMMPAMFTCGRTAGWCAHILEQKRLGKLVRPAAIYTGPAPRRPEDVAGWGDVVKPGL, encoded by the coding sequence ATGGCCAACGCGGTTCCCGAGGATTTCGTCGCAGGTCTCGAAGGCGTGGTGGCATTCACCACCGAGATCGCGGAACCCGACAAGAACGGCGGCAACCTGCGCTATCGCGGCGTCGACATCGAGGACCTCGTCGAGAACAAGGTGACCTTCGCCGACGTCTGGGCCCTTCTCGTCGACGGGAAGTTCGGCGACGGACTGCCCCCGGCCGAACCGTTTCCGCTGCCCATCCACACCGGCGACGTGCGCGTCGACGTGCAGGCCGCGCTCGCGATGCTCGCCCCGATCTGGGGTTACGAACCGCTACTCGACATCGACGACGAAACCGCGCGCGAGAATCTGGCTCGCGCATCGGTGATGGCGCTGTCGTACGTGGCGCAGTCGGCGCGTGGCATCCATCAGCCCGCGGTCCCGCAGCACGTCATCGACGAATGCTCCACCGTCACCGAGCGGTTCATGACCCGCTGGAAGGGCGATCCGGACCCCAAGCACGTGGCGGCCATCGACGCCTACTGGGTGAGCGCCGCCGAGCACGGCATGAATGCGTCGACCTTCACCGCGCGCGTGATCGCCTCCACCGGCGCCGACGTCGCGGCATCGCTCTCGGGAGCCATCGGCGCGATGTCCGGACCGTTGCACGGCGGTGCGCCGGCGCGGGTGCTGCCGATGATCGAAGAGGTCGAGAACACCGGTGACGCAAGAGGATTGGTGAAGGGCATCCTCGATCGCAAGGAAAAGCTGATGGGCTTCGGGCACCGCGTGTACCGCGCCGAGGATCCCCGCGCGCGTGTGCTCCGACGCACCGCCCAGGAACTCGGCGTCCCGCGGTTCGAGATCGCCGCCGCGCTCGAACAGGCCGCACTCACCGAACTCCGGGAACGACGTCCCGACCGCGCGATCGAGACGAATGTCGAGTTCTGGGCCGCGGTCATCCTCGACTTCGCCGAGGTCCCGACGCACATGATGCCCGCCATGTTCACCTGCGGCCGCACCGCCGGCTGGTGTGCCCACATCCTGGAGCAGAAGCGCCTGGGCAAGCTGGTCCGCCCCGCCGCGATCTACACGGGCCCCGCGCCGCGTCGTCCCGAAGACGTCGCCGGCTGGGGTGACGTGGTGAAGCCGGGGCTGTAG